Proteins encoded in a region of the Trichomycterus rosablanca isolate fTriRos1 chromosome 26, fTriRos1.hap1, whole genome shotgun sequence genome:
- the LOC134303588 gene encoding neuronal tyrosine-phosphorylated phosphoinositide-3-kinase adapter 1, translated as MNSGSAQDVAVEHFLRDIERRGQRLHCAVIGCEEAPLRGDMNLLYRKSRLDWRHRDQEGKKSCKDASSATVGKVRDLASFRRHFRMGFMTMPASQDLSPHSCTTAMAPRSQSCHAVGAGEGEGLENGDDPDSDSQTPSHGGRCPPAKPKRHPNTRLSSNSTSQLEHQARCGHVPPDAPPPMPPHHPPKHSEKKNSMKKSDSGDLPGRKVPPQKPKRSPSTQLSFDTHPHRLQPPATPLPFQSAETVGDDEPVYIEMVGQVFTRETPGAPTPSATTPDSDSDPGEEAIYEEMKYPVADDAHQRRLAPKHERSKSSKSYSSSSVSSSSTSSSLPRPSSSSPSCPLSSSKPKSAVSVSHSSPLPSSSCSASSTPVPQPLSASPHPPRAPTPFLLPGTKSESEIGSSKIPAPFPNLLQHKPPLLAFPPPKSGSSKLDSSQSPSSLPPSIGSFGSKEDKSADKDREKDRKDGPAPGLRARSHSTPLPPSSKSSSPYSHHHPHHHPHHRPSHYHHYRKPDKEGKSLSHSTSQSSTQTQTQAREGKSVSFLLKSDKSDRERDRDKEKDRDRDRDRERDREREKDRDRNRDRDTPVTQSSSQSDMASSSLPPASTSATPSTSSASHRPPSRSVQRSHTPHTHLPAYKPQPANSPLLWTYPSTGFRRPPAYESLRAGTPMPSLQPEGPVKSGGTQVQHAKAGFLPWDATGSGLGIADDQTYWPMHRKLSFSHGSRETEKEDRRVWNGSTDALLKRDREEIGGSVRAGGHSGIPVRASGRMGHSESLAGADGPPGFRGMPRAGLPLPCQTFPACRNGELGRLGRSSSTSGVRQAGGDILRQSSLPAREALCQLQALSQAPCSPSLARAQAQTLTQAQAQLHLQQLQQHHLQLQFQHLAQLAAQAQATSAGSANPGTPGTPDTAGPTSQRDGKLLEVIERKRCLCKEIKAHRRPDKSLCKQDSMPILPSWRKTPEPRKTGTPPCQRPQAVVWDTAI; from the exons CTGCAAAGATGCCTCCTCAGCAACGGTGGGCAAGGTGCGTGACCTGGCATCGTTCCGCCGTCATTTCCGCATGGGCTTCATGACCATGCCCGCTTCTCAGGACCTCTCGCCGCATTCCTGTACGACCGCCATGGCGCCACGCTCCCAGTCGTGTCACGCCGTGGGTGCCGGCGAGGGCGAGGGCCTGGAGAACGGCGACGACCCGGACTCGGACTCCCAGACGCCGTCTCACGGTGGAAGGTGCCCGCCGGCCAAGCCTAAACGCCACCCGAACACTCGGCTCAGCTCCAACTCCACCTCACAGCTGGAGCACCAAGCCCGGTGTGGACACGTGCCGCCTGATGCCCCTCCGCCGATGCCACCCCATCACCCACCCAAGCATTCTGAGAAGAAAAACT CAATGAAAAAGTCTGACTCTGGTGATTTACCTGGCAGGAAGGTTCCACCCCAAAAACCCAAGCGGAGCCCAAGCACCCAGCTTTCTTTCGACACTCATCCCCATCGACTTCAACCCCCAGCTACACCACTTCCGTTTCAGAGCGCCGAAACCGTCGGTGATGACGAGCCAGTCTACATTGAAATGGTGGGTCAGGTGTTTACCCGTGAGACCCCCGGCGCACCAACACCCTCTGCCACTACACCCGACTCCGACTCGGATCCAGGCGAGGAGGCCATCTACGAGGAAATGAAGTACCCAGTGGCTGACGATGCCCACCAGCGGCGCCTCGCTCCCAAGCACGAGCGCTCAAAGTCGTCGAAATCTTACTCATCCTCCTccgtctcctcctcctccacatcCTCATCGCTCCCTCGACCCTCGTCCTCTTCACCTTCCTGCCCTTTGTCCTCTTCAAAACCTAAATCTGCAGTTTCGGTCTCCCACTCTTCCCCGCTTCCTTCCTCTTCCTGCTCCGCCTCTTCCACTCCTGTCCCCCAGCCGCTCTCGGCCTCGCCGCACCCACCTCGCGCCCCTACTCCTTTTCTTCTTCCAGGAACCAAATCGGAGTCTGAGATCGGCTCCAGTAAGATTCCGGCACCCTTCCCCAACTTGCTTCAACACAAGCCGCCCCTGCTAGCCTTTCCGCCCCCTAAGAGTGGCTCCTCCAAGCTGGACAGCAGCCAGTCGCCGTCCAGCCTTCCACCCTCTATTGGTTCCTTTGGCTCCAAGGAGGACAAAAGTGCCGACAAAGACCGGGAGAAGGACAGAAAGGACGGACCAGCGCCTGGCCTTCGAGCCAGGAGTCACTCGACGCCTTTGCCTCCATCGTCTAAATCTTCCTCTCCTTATTCACACCATCATCCCCATCACCACCCTCATCACCGGCCCTCGCACTACCACCACTACCGCAAGCCCGACAAGGAAGGCAAGTCATTATCGCACAGCACTTCACAATCTTCAACACAGACTCAGACGCAGGCCAGAGAGGGCAAGTCTGTGAGTTTTCTTCTCAAGTCTGATAAATCCGACCGAGAAAGAGACCGGGATAAAGAAAAGGACAGAGACCGGGACCGAGACCGAGAAAGAGACAGAGAGCGGGAAAAGGACAGGGACAGAAACCGAGACAGAGATACGCCGGTAACACAGTCAAGTAGCCAGTCTGACATGGCCTCCTCCAGCCTTCCTCCGGCGTCGACGTCGGCGACACCATCCACATCCTCGGCATCACACAGGCCCCCATCGCGCTCTGTCCAACgctcacacactccacacacacaccttccagCATACAAACCCCAACCAGCAAACAGCCCCCTGCTCTGGACCTACCCGTCCACAGGATTCCGCCGCCCGCCCGCCTACGAAAGCCTGCGTGCTGGCACGCCAATGCCCTCCCTTCAGCCAGAAGGCCCCGTCAAGTCGGGGGGCACCCAGGTCCAACACGCCAAGGCCGGGTTTCTGCCCTGGGATGCTACTGGGAGTGGGCTGGGCATCGCTGATGATCAGACATACTGGCCCATGCACAGGAAGCTGTCCTTCAGCCACGGCAGCAGAGAGACTGAAA AGGAAGACAGGCGCGTGTGGAACGGCAGCACTGACGCTTTGCTGAAGAGAGACCGCGAGGAAATCGGGGGCAGCGTACGAGCTGGGGGACATTCTGGCATCCCTGTGCGGGCGTCTGGAAGGATGGGGCATAGCGAGAGCCTGGCAGGGGCGGATGGACCTCCCGGGTTCAGGGGGATGCCCCGTGCCGGACTGCCCCTGCCGTGCCAGACCTTTCCGGCTTGCCGTAATGGAG AGCTTGGCCGACTGGGTAGATCCTCCTCTACGTCAGGGGTGAGACAGGCGGGAGGCGACATCCTGAGACAGAGCAGCCTGCCGGCCAGAGAAGCTCTGTGTCAG TTGCAGGCCCTCTCTCAGGCCCCCTGCAGCCCCTCGCTGGCCCGTGCTCAGGCTCAGACGCTGACTCAGGCCCAGGCTCAGCTCCACCTGCAGCAGCTTCAGCAGCACCACCTGCAGTTGCAGTTCCAGCACCTGGCCCAGCTGGCGGCACAGGCTCAGGCTACATCCGCTGGCAGCGCCAACCCAGGCACCCCGGGTACGCCAGACACAGCGGGCCCGACCTCCCAGAGGGACGGCAAGCTACTGGAGGTGATTGAGAGAAAGCGATGCCTGTGCAAGGAGATCAAAGCCCACCGGCGGCCCGATAAGAGCCTGTGTAAGCAGGACAGCATGCCTATATTGCCCAGCTGGAGGAAAACGCCCGAGCCACGCAAGACTGGCACGCCTCCCTGCCAGAGACCGCAGGCCGTGGTGTGGGACACGGCTATCTGA